One window of the Natrinema sp. CBA1119 genome contains the following:
- a CDS encoding MFS transporter, translating into MAAATQLRRSLWVLVAAATLTVMAGAILGPIVPQIQRELGVSGSAAGLIITTHGGVIVLASPLVGALVDRIGPRRPFVGGLLVYALGGGAGLVVDSFYPLLASRVVLGLGTAAVYTSVTVLIYELYEGQAMERALGYRSSANSAGAAVWPLIGGAAGALAWNAPFGVYLVALPLGILAAATIPETRSSSEADDATADGRERTDEGPGGVVVALAVFRDRPTLPLVYLLYFGANALLYVIVVFYPQFLAGIGVTSSFDISLYLAANGAAGGISAIAYDRLLRYTGRSTLVFAAFVLWTAGFGIATAVGTAVGAALPVLLFGLGIGLVFPSTFAWVEAFAPPDRQGQFSSYIASFGYTGQFLSPVLFGAIVPIAGIGGVFVAAATVAGIAAAALGTHRFTGSSF; encoded by the coding sequence GTGGCAGCCGCGACGCAGCTTCGACGGTCGCTCTGGGTACTGGTCGCAGCGGCGACGCTGACCGTCATGGCGGGCGCGATCCTCGGACCGATCGTTCCGCAGATCCAGCGCGAACTCGGCGTCTCCGGCTCCGCGGCCGGCCTGATCATCACCACCCACGGCGGGGTGATCGTCCTGGCGAGTCCGCTCGTGGGAGCGCTCGTCGACCGGATCGGCCCACGTCGCCCCTTCGTCGGCGGCCTGCTCGTCTACGCCCTCGGCGGCGGCGCGGGACTCGTCGTCGACTCGTTTTACCCGCTGCTGGCCTCTCGAGTCGTCCTCGGGCTCGGTACCGCCGCGGTTTACACGTCGGTTACCGTGCTCATATACGAGCTCTACGAGGGGCAGGCGATGGAGCGCGCGCTGGGGTATCGGAGCAGCGCGAACAGCGCCGGAGCCGCAGTGTGGCCGCTGATCGGCGGCGCTGCCGGTGCCCTCGCGTGGAACGCCCCGTTCGGGGTCTATCTCGTCGCGCTACCCCTGGGTATCCTCGCCGCGGCGACGATCCCCGAAACGCGTTCCTCGAGCGAGGCCGACGACGCGACCGCGGACGGACGCGAGAGAACCGACGAGGGCCCCGGCGGTGTCGTTGTGGCTCTCGCCGTGTTTCGCGATCGGCCGACGCTTCCGCTCGTGTACCTGCTGTACTTCGGTGCGAACGCGCTCCTGTACGTGATCGTGGTCTTTTATCCGCAGTTTCTCGCCGGGATTGGGGTGACTTCGTCCTTCGATATCAGCCTCTATCTGGCGGCGAACGGCGCTGCGGGCGGTATCTCGGCGATCGCATACGATCGGCTGCTGCGCTACACCGGCCGGTCGACGCTCGTGTTCGCGGCGTTCGTCCTCTGGACCGCTGGGTTCGGGATCGCAACGGCGGTCGGAACCGCCGTCGGTGCGGCGCTACCGGTGCTACTGTTCGGCCTCGGCATCGGGCTGGTCTTCCCGTCGACGTTCGCGTGGGTCGAAGCGTTCGCACCGCCGGATCGACAGGGACAGTTCAGCTCCTACATCGCCTCATTCGGTTACACGGGACAGTTCCTCTCGCCGGTCCTGTTCGGAGCGATCGTCCCGATCGCGGGCATCGGCGGCGTATTCGTCGCCGCCGCTACCGTCGCCGGCATCGCAGCCGCTGCGCTCGGGACACACCGGTTCACCGGATCGTCGTTCTGA
- a CDS encoding GNAT family N-acetyltransferase has translation MYVRDAKNREEVWLLDHIESMGLDETAFRSRDYVVAVDEESGEKAGFGRIRVHKPDESEDVCELTSIGVLEGWRGEGVGAHVVERLVEYASDEGFDTVYTLTGEGGYLAQFGFQRIDESDLPSVLQDRLAAKRDGVDPDAVALSIDVAEFRLPDRLRDAFKNAPDGRDDADDEESPEDFGIDPESATYKYDTGR, from the coding sequence ATGTACGTCCGGGACGCGAAAAACAGGGAAGAGGTCTGGTTGCTGGATCACATCGAGTCGATGGGCCTCGACGAGACGGCGTTTCGATCGCGCGATTACGTCGTCGCGGTCGACGAGGAATCCGGCGAGAAGGCCGGGTTCGGTCGTATCCGCGTCCACAAGCCCGACGAGAGCGAGGACGTCTGCGAACTGACCAGTATCGGCGTCCTCGAGGGCTGGCGCGGAGAGGGCGTCGGCGCCCACGTCGTCGAACGGCTCGTGGAGTACGCGAGCGACGAGGGGTTCGACACCGTCTATACCCTGACCGGCGAGGGAGGGTATCTCGCTCAGTTCGGCTTCCAACGGATCGACGAATCCGACCTGCCGTCCGTTCTACAGGACCGGCTCGCGGCCAAACGCGACGGCGTCGATCCGGACGCAGTGGCGCTTTCGATCGATGTCGCCGAGTTTCGACTGCCCGACCGGCTCCGGGACGCGTTCAAGAACGCACCGGACGGGCGCGACGACGCGGACGACGAGGAGTCACCGGAAGACTTCGGCATCGACCCCGAATCGGCGACGTATAAGTACGATACGGGCCGCTAA
- a CDS encoding methylmalonyl-CoA mutase, translated as MFDPDELEEIRASKAEWHEEEVEPVLERFGERKESFTTDTGGQEVDRLYTPADVDDLDYEADLGNPGEPPYTRGIYSTGYRGRLWTMRQYAGFSTPEDTNERYHYLLDEGQTGLSMAFDLPTQMGYDSDASMAAGEVGKAGVAIDSLDDMETVFDGIPLDEVSTSMTINAPASVLLAMYIAVGDQQGVDREELRGTIQNDILKEYIARNTYIYPPESSMRIITDIFDFCASETPKFNTISISGYHIREAGSTAAQELAFTLGDGIEYVETAIEAGLDVDDFAPQLSFFFNGHNNIFEEVAKFRAARRMWHDIIDERFDADDPKSKQLKFHTQTAGSMLTAQQIENNVVRVAYQALAAVLGGTQSLHTNGKDEALALPTEESVRTALRTQQILGHESGAADTIDPLAGSYYVESLTDQVEEEAYEILEEVDDRGGMRDAVEQQWVQRQIQDTAFDRQREIEEKERIIVGVNEFEVDEEPQMDVEEVTAEDQQRQVDSLESVRAERDDEAVDATLEALRDAAQSDQNLMPYIIDAVKAYATVGEICNVMRDEFGEYQPGGAM; from the coding sequence ATGTTCGATCCCGACGAACTCGAGGAGATCCGTGCCAGCAAAGCGGAGTGGCACGAGGAGGAAGTCGAACCCGTCCTCGAGCGGTTCGGCGAGCGCAAGGAATCGTTTACCACTGACACGGGCGGTCAGGAGGTCGATCGACTTTACACGCCGGCGGACGTCGACGATCTCGATTACGAGGCGGATCTGGGGAATCCTGGCGAGCCGCCGTACACGCGCGGTATCTACTCGACCGGCTACCGCGGTCGGCTGTGGACGATGCGCCAGTACGCCGGGTTCTCGACGCCCGAGGACACCAACGAGCGCTATCACTATCTGCTCGACGAGGGCCAGACCGGACTCTCGATGGCCTTCGACCTGCCCACGCAGATGGGGTACGATTCGGACGCGTCGATGGCCGCCGGCGAGGTCGGCAAGGCCGGGGTCGCGATCGACTCGCTCGACGACATGGAGACCGTCTTCGACGGCATCCCGCTCGACGAGGTCTCGACCTCGATGACGATCAACGCGCCGGCGTCGGTGCTGCTAGCGATGTACATCGCGGTGGGCGACCAGCAGGGCGTCGACCGCGAGGAGCTTCGCGGGACGATCCAGAACGATATCTTGAAGGAGTATATCGCGCGCAATACGTACATCTATCCGCCGGAGTCCTCGATGCGGATCATCACGGACATCTTCGATTTCTGCGCCTCCGAGACGCCGAAGTTCAACACCATCTCGATCTCGGGCTATCACATCCGCGAGGCGGGCTCGACGGCCGCCCAGGAACTCGCCTTCACGCTGGGAGACGGCATCGAGTACGTCGAGACGGCGATCGAGGCCGGACTCGATGTCGATGACTTCGCACCGCAGCTCTCCTTCTTCTTCAACGGCCACAACAATATCTTCGAGGAGGTTGCCAAGTTCCGTGCGGCCCGCCGAATGTGGCACGACATCATCGACGAGCGCTTCGACGCGGACGATCCGAAGTCCAAACAGCTCAAGTTCCACACCCAGACCGCGGGCTCGATGCTAACCGCCCAGCAGATCGAGAACAACGTCGTCCGCGTCGCCTACCAGGCGCTCGCAGCGGTTCTCGGCGGCACCCAGAGTCTCCACACCAACGGCAAGGACGAGGCGCTCGCGCTGCCGACCGAGGAGTCCGTCCGGACGGCGCTGCGCACCCAGCAGATCCTCGGCCACGAGTCCGGCGCAGCCGACACTATCGACCCGCTCGCTGGCAGTTACTACGTCGAATCTCTGACCGACCAGGTCGAGGAAGAGGCCTACGAGATCTTAGAGGAGGTTGACGACCGCGGCGGCATGCGCGATGCCGTCGAACAGCAGTGGGTCCAGCGCCAGATCCAGGACACGGCCTTCGACCGCCAGCGGGAGATCGAGGAGAAGGAGCGAATCATCGTCGGCGTCAACGAGTTCGAGGTCGACGAGGAGCCTCAGATGGACGTCGAAGAGGTCACTGCGGAGGACCAACAGCGCCAGGTCGATAGCCTCGAGTCGGTCCGCGCAGAGCGCGACGACGAGGCGGTCGACGCGACCCTCGAGGCGCTGCGCGACGCGGCACAGAGTGACCAGAATCTGATGCCCTACATCATCGACGCGGTCAAGGCATACGCGACGGTCGGCGAGATCTGTAACGTCATGCGCGACGAGTTCGGGGAGTACCAGCCCGGCGGCGCGATGTGA
- a CDS encoding aldehyde ferredoxin oxidoreductase C-terminal domain-containing protein → MLHAEGPLLTVDVGERAASETAIDDVLETNVGGRAVATALAHERIPFDADPFGPENRAYLATGPLQQSGMSFTGRMNMTGLSPLTDGLVSTNAGGYLSRNFVGTGISVLEVVGQSDELLAVHVTDQGVEFEAVPELEGATVPETSEYMTERHDLGPDNCIAIGPAGENRVRFASVMTFDSRAFGRGGLGAVLGSKNVKCVTFEGDAAPTVEIPDPPEMDVHREAAQSDDLMRRQGTTGSTEFINDNFALPTRYFSEYEFEHADRIGGNAVEEKKYKKGACSACAYACKLPTRDEETGVETEGPEFETVYAFGSSQGVGDIVDVMRANELCDSLGMDTISAGVTVAAYLASEDEFGNAELAREVTERIAYREGIGDLLAAGVDRCHDELGVDNYTVKGMEFAAHDGRVLHGQGLSYALANRGADHMYAGMLTLEYSGELDPEGTLGKAERLVQEENAAAFRDTGIVCAFGSDYVTDDRLETLFDADYEELMEIGARTVRLERHFNNQRGFDRADDGLPYEIPDLEGAIDEYYAARGWTDDGLVPDAALETVAPSAD, encoded by the coding sequence ATGCTCCACGCAGAAGGGCCGCTGCTCACCGTCGATGTCGGTGAGCGAGCGGCATCCGAAACGGCCATCGACGACGTTCTCGAGACGAACGTCGGTGGACGGGCAGTCGCGACCGCGTTGGCCCACGAACGAATCCCGTTCGATGCGGATCCGTTCGGGCCCGAGAATCGCGCGTATCTCGCCACGGGACCCCTCCAGCAGTCCGGTATGTCCTTTACCGGTCGAATGAACATGACCGGGCTCTCGCCGTTGACCGACGGGTTGGTCTCGACCAACGCGGGGGGCTACCTCTCGCGGAACTTCGTCGGTACGGGAATCAGCGTCCTCGAGGTCGTCGGACAGAGCGACGAGCTACTGGCCGTTCACGTGACGGATCAGGGCGTCGAGTTCGAAGCGGTCCCGGAGCTCGAGGGGGCGACGGTGCCAGAAACCTCCGAGTACATGACCGAACGCCACGACCTCGGTCCGGACAACTGCATCGCGATCGGGCCGGCCGGCGAGAATCGGGTTCGGTTCGCCTCGGTGATGACGTTCGACTCGCGAGCGTTCGGTCGCGGCGGACTGGGTGCGGTCCTGGGATCGAAGAACGTCAAGTGCGTCACCTTCGAGGGCGACGCCGCGCCGACCGTCGAGATTCCCGATCCGCCCGAGATGGACGTCCACCGGGAGGCGGCCCAGTCGGACGACCTGATGCGGCGACAGGGGACGACGGGCAGCACCGAGTTCATCAACGACAATTTCGCGCTTCCCACCCGGTACTTCAGCGAGTACGAGTTCGAGCACGCGGATCGGATCGGCGGCAACGCCGTCGAGGAAAAGAAGTACAAGAAGGGCGCGTGCTCGGCCTGCGCCTACGCCTGCAAGCTGCCGACGCGGGACGAGGAGACGGGCGTCGAAACCGAAGGGCCGGAGTTCGAAACCGTCTACGCGTTCGGCTCGAGCCAGGGCGTCGGCGACATCGTCGACGTGATGCGGGCGAACGAGCTGTGTGACTCCCTCGGGATGGACACGATCTCCGCCGGCGTTACCGTCGCGGCCTACCTCGCGAGCGAAGACGAGTTCGGAAACGCGGAACTCGCGCGGGAGGTCACCGAGCGGATCGCGTACCGCGAGGGGATCGGCGATCTCCTCGCCGCGGGAGTCGATCGCTGTCACGACGAACTCGGCGTCGACAACTACACCGTCAAGGGAATGGAGTTCGCCGCCCACGACGGGCGCGTCCTCCACGGGCAGGGGCTCTCTTATGCCCTCGCGAATCGGGGCGCAGACCACATGTACGCCGGCATGTTAACCCTCGAGTACAGCGGCGAACTCGATCCGGAGGGCACCCTCGGGAAGGCCGAGCGGCTCGTCCAGGAGGAAAACGCGGCGGCGTTCCGTGATACGGGAATCGTCTGTGCGTTCGGCAGCGACTACGTCACCGACGACCGACTCGAGACGCTGTTCGACGCCGACTACGAGGAGCTCATGGAAATCGGTGCCCGAACCGTTCGCCTCGAGCGTCACTTCAACAATCAGCGCGGCTTCGACCGCGCCGACGACGGGTTGCCGTACGAGATTCCCGACCTCGAGGGGGCAATCGACGAGTACTACGCGGCGCGGGGCTGGACGGACGACGGACTCGTTCCGGACGCTGCGCTCGAGACGGTCGCGCCGTCGGCGGACTGA
- a CDS encoding sugar-transfer associated ATP-grasp domain-containing protein, whose product MDIVGTYRSANRLRKLLRAERRSGSAFDIPPRRRLQLYRRGFLSKSGVVYDFESNDPADYLTDYQRLVKTKQINGHWNALIDNKLAFHRVLGEFPTHRPTVYGLLNDGRFHTFDPAEESAITDGGIELERSPEPATTQPTEEPIDWIDDALSDGDRLVLKWFSGGGGNNVHFLERVDGEYRFDGQRTSESDLVETLAGLEDYLVCEFVQQADYADELFPDTANTLRVLTMYDERAGEAFIPIAIHRIGTRDSVPVDNFSNGGLSAEIDRETGVLSTGAEYPHDGVVDWHESHPETGDRIEGTAIPGWEETRDRLLEIAETLSHIPYVGWDLIVTDEGGFQVIEANSYPGVASLQVHRPLLADDRTRRFYRDHSVV is encoded by the coding sequence ATGGATATCGTTGGAACCTATCGGTCGGCAAATCGGTTGCGGAAGCTACTCCGGGCGGAGCGACGGTCCGGGTCGGCCTTCGATATTCCTCCCCGTCGCCGACTCCAGCTCTATCGACGCGGCTTTCTGAGCAAGTCCGGCGTTGTCTACGACTTCGAGTCGAACGACCCCGCCGATTATCTCACCGATTACCAGCGCTTGGTCAAAACGAAGCAGATCAACGGCCACTGGAACGCGTTGATCGACAACAAACTCGCCTTCCACCGGGTTCTCGGGGAGTTCCCGACTCACCGTCCGACCGTGTACGGGCTGCTCAACGACGGGCGCTTTCACACGTTCGATCCCGCCGAAGAGTCGGCGATAACCGACGGCGGCATCGAACTCGAGCGCTCGCCCGAACCGGCGACGACGCAGCCGACCGAAGAACCGATCGACTGGATCGACGACGCCCTCTCGGACGGAGACCGGCTCGTGTTGAAGTGGTTCAGCGGCGGCGGCGGGAACAACGTTCACTTCCTCGAGCGAGTGGACGGTGAGTACCGATTCGACGGCCAGCGGACGAGCGAGTCCGACCTCGTCGAGACGCTCGCGGGCCTCGAGGACTACCTTGTCTGCGAGTTCGTCCAACAGGCCGACTACGCGGACGAGCTGTTCCCCGACACGGCGAACACGCTTCGAGTTCTGACGATGTACGACGAGCGGGCGGGAGAGGCGTTCATCCCGATCGCGATTCACCGAATCGGAACACGGGACTCCGTCCCCGTGGACAACTTCTCGAACGGTGGATTGAGCGCAGAGATCGATCGCGAGACGGGCGTGCTCAGTACGGGTGCGGAGTATCCACACGATGGTGTCGTCGACTGGCACGAGAGTCATCCCGAGACCGGTGATCGTATCGAGGGAACAGCGATTCCCGGTTGGGAGGAAACTCGAGACCGCTTGCTCGAGATCGCGGAAACGCTCTCCCACATACCCTACGTCGGCTGGGATCTGATCGTCACCGACGAGGGTGGGTTCCAGGTCATCGAGGCCAACAGCTATCCGGGCGTCGCCTCGCTCCAGGTACACCGACCGCTGCTTGCTGATGATCGAACGCGGCGGTTTTACCGGGATCACAGCGTCGTCTGA
- a CDS encoding FAD-dependent oxidoreductase, whose protein sequence is MTTDNPPESPREQSLWLATTPTTEYGPLEDGLDVDVAVIGGGITGLTAAIELKEAGRSVAVLEADRIVESTTGHTTAKLTSQHGLSYDTLVSQFGERKARQYADANEAAIDEVQRRVEDETIDCDFRRTEAYTYAASPDDRETIRDEVSAAQQVGLPASLVDGTPLPFDTAGAVRFDEQAEFHPRKYLLAIAERVHGDGSYVFEETRALEVDPGSPCRVETEHGEVVADDVVVATHFPVLDRAGYFARMHPHRAYLLAVRVAETPLEGLFYSTDSPPATMRTYSPSAAASGGSDGGDSDDGELLLVGGQSHKSGIDGPPTSERYRRCEAFAREHFDVESVEYRWSTMDYSPVDDVPFIGRIDPLSKHVYVGTGFGGWGMTNGTAAGMILADLIVEGSNPWADVFDPQRFTPKASAKSFLEENATVGGSFVGDRIKSLLASLGADGAIDIPPGDARVVRRASQPVGLYREADGTTHAVSATCPHMGCLVRWNDAEETWDCPCHGSRFTHEGEVLSGPAVEGLLYREL, encoded by the coding sequence ATGACGACCGACAACCCACCCGAGTCACCGCGCGAGCAATCGCTGTGGCTGGCCACGACGCCAACGACCGAGTACGGCCCTCTCGAGGACGGCCTCGATGTCGACGTGGCAGTCATCGGCGGCGGCATCACCGGGCTGACCGCGGCGATCGAACTGAAGGAAGCGGGACGATCCGTCGCGGTGCTCGAGGCCGATCGGATCGTCGAGAGCACGACCGGTCACACGACGGCCAAACTCACCTCCCAACACGGACTGAGCTACGATACGCTCGTTTCCCAGTTCGGCGAGCGGAAGGCGCGGCAGTACGCCGACGCGAACGAGGCGGCGATCGACGAAGTGCAGCGACGCGTCGAAGACGAGACCATCGACTGCGACTTCCGCCGGACGGAAGCGTACACGTACGCTGCATCGCCGGACGACCGGGAGACGATCCGAGACGAGGTCTCGGCCGCGCAGCAAGTCGGTCTCCCCGCCTCCCTCGTCGACGGGACGCCGCTGCCGTTCGACACCGCCGGCGCGGTCCGCTTCGACGAGCAGGCCGAGTTCCACCCGCGGAAGTACCTGCTGGCGATCGCGGAGCGGGTTCACGGCGACGGGAGCTACGTGTTCGAGGAGACGCGCGCGCTCGAGGTCGATCCCGGCTCGCCGTGTCGCGTCGAAACCGAACACGGCGAGGTCGTCGCCGACGACGTGGTGGTCGCGACGCACTTTCCCGTCCTCGACCGCGCCGGCTACTTCGCGCGGATGCATCCCCACCGCGCGTATCTGCTCGCCGTTCGGGTTGCAGAGACGCCCCTCGAGGGGCTGTTCTACAGCACCGATTCGCCGCCGGCGACGATGCGAACGTATTCGCCGAGTGCGGCGGCCAGCGGCGGTTCCGATGGCGGCGATTCCGACGACGGCGAACTCCTCCTCGTCGGTGGGCAGAGCCACAAGTCCGGAATCGATGGCCCGCCGACCTCAGAACGGTATCGGCGTTGTGAGGCGTTCGCACGCGAGCATTTCGACGTCGAATCAGTCGAGTACCGCTGGTCGACGATGGACTACTCGCCGGTGGACGACGTTCCCTTCATCGGACGGATCGATCCGCTGTCGAAGCACGTCTACGTCGGCACCGGGTTCGGCGGCTGGGGGATGACCAACGGCACCGCCGCGGGGATGATCCTCGCCGATCTGATCGTCGAGGGATCGAACCCCTGGGCCGACGTCTTCGATCCCCAGCGATTCACGCCGAAAGCGTCGGCCAAGAGTTTCCTCGAGGAAAACGCCACAGTCGGCGGCAGTTTCGTCGGCGATCGGATCAAATCGCTACTCGCGTCGCTCGGGGCCGACGGTGCGATCGACATTCCGCCCGGCGACGCCCGCGTCGTTCGGCGCGCGAGCCAGCCCGTCGGCCTCTACCGCGAGGCGGACGGAACGACCCACGCCGTGTCGGCGACCTGTCCGCACATGGGCTGTCTCGTCCGGTGGAACGACGCCGAGGAGACCTGGGACTGCCCCTGTCACGGCTCGCGGTTCACTCACGAGGGCGAGGTGCTGTCGGGCCCTGCGGTCGAGGGCTTGTTGTACCGAGAGCTGTAA
- a CDS encoding MoaD/ThiS family protein, with protein MQLECVFFGPFRDAVGEKTVFHETDAETVGELLVELEAAYPLEGELVADDGEGLAGDTVVTRDTKNVVHIDGLETELTDDSVIRLVPSVYGG; from the coding sequence GTGCAACTCGAGTGCGTCTTCTTCGGCCCCTTCCGCGACGCGGTCGGCGAGAAGACAGTTTTTCACGAGACCGACGCCGAAACGGTCGGCGAACTCCTGGTCGAACTCGAGGCCGCGTACCCGCTCGAGGGCGAACTCGTGGCCGACGACGGCGAGGGGCTGGCTGGAGACACGGTCGTCACCAGGGACACGAAGAACGTCGTCCACATCGACGGCCTCGAGACGGAACTGACGGACGACTCCGTGATTCGGCTGGTTCCGTCAGTGTACGGCGGCTGA
- a CDS encoding DJ-1/PfpI family protein, whose amino-acid sequence MSAQQILLLAGDFVEDYEIMVPFQALQMVGHEVHAVCPEKEAGDTCPTAIHDFEGDQTYTEKPGHNFELNHDFDAVDPADYDALVVPGGRAPEYLRTYDEVLEITRHFFEANKPVAALCHGVQILAAADVLEGRTCTGYPALEADVRIAGGEWEDGVTRDGNLVTGQAWPDHPEWLAQFLECLGTDIDHAEPAAADD is encoded by the coding sequence ATGTCAGCACAACAGATACTGCTCCTCGCCGGTGACTTCGTCGAGGACTACGAGATCATGGTCCCGTTTCAGGCGCTCCAGATGGTCGGCCACGAGGTCCACGCCGTCTGTCCGGAGAAGGAAGCCGGGGACACCTGTCCGACGGCCATCCATGATTTCGAGGGCGACCAGACCTACACCGAGAAACCGGGCCACAACTTCGAACTGAATCACGACTTCGACGCCGTCGATCCCGCCGACTACGACGCGCTCGTCGTTCCGGGTGGCCGCGCACCCGAGTACCTCAGAACATACGACGAGGTACTCGAGATAACCCGTCACTTCTTCGAGGCGAACAAACCGGTCGCGGCGCTGTGTCACGGCGTCCAGATCCTCGCCGCGGCGGACGTGCTCGAGGGCCGCACCTGTACCGGCTATCCGGCGCTCGAAGCGGACGTTCGAATCGCCGGCGGCGAGTGGGAAGACGGCGTCACGCGCGACGGAAATCTCGTGACGGGCCAGGCGTGGCCGGACCACCCCGAGTGGCTCGCGCAGTTCCTCGAGTGTCTCGGGACGGACATCGACCACGCCGAGCCGGCGGCAGCGGACGACTGA
- a CDS encoding HAD family hydrolase, with protein MVYDAVLFDFDGVVVETPSSQRLSDALGRAYETLECPGPATETVRAIVAGDFESIARRCHSLGIETETFCARAAREMVRTQREAVERGLRSVYDDITAVRSLEQSLGIVSDNHPTVISTLLERFGLRPAFETVYGCPLTPDGLSRRKPDPTNIEAAIADLEAESALYVGDRAVDVRAADNAGLESALLSRSEDDDLTEMDAEPTYHLSSLSQLPAILR; from the coding sequence ATGGTGTACGATGCGGTCCTGTTCGATTTCGACGGGGTCGTGGTGGAGACCCCCTCGTCACAGCGGCTGTCCGACGCTCTCGGTCGAGCGTACGAGACACTCGAGTGTCCCGGGCCGGCGACCGAGACCGTCCGGGCGATCGTGGCTGGCGACTTCGAATCGATCGCCCGGCGGTGTCACAGCCTCGGTATCGAAACGGAGACGTTCTGTGCGCGGGCCGCACGGGAGATGGTCCGCACCCAGCGCGAAGCGGTCGAACGCGGGCTGCGATCGGTCTACGACGATATCACTGCGGTTCGGTCGCTCGAGCAATCTCTCGGGATCGTTAGCGACAACCACCCGACCGTCATCTCGACGCTGCTCGAGCGGTTCGGGCTCCGACCTGCCTTCGAGACCGTCTACGGCTGTCCGCTGACGCCCGACGGGCTCTCCCGCCGCAAGCCCGACCCGACGAACATCGAGGCCGCGATCGCGGATCTCGAGGCAGAATCGGCACTCTACGTCGGAGACAGGGCGGTCGACGTTCGGGCGGCCGATAACGCGGGCCTCGAGTCGGCGCTGCTCTCGCGCTCCGAGGACGACGACCTGACCGAGATGGACGCCGAGCCGACTTACCACCTCTCGTCGCTCTCCCAGCTCCCGGCGATTCTCCGATAG